One window of Corynebacterium sp. P3-F1 genomic DNA carries:
- a CDS encoding M23 family metallopeptidase, whose translation MKRRSLVAAVALTIPLTAVPAHAFSVSVNGQEVDGIGPALPSIGMALDDIFSKGATFSAAGYNIVYDPRALPEYNEEEATVGVPTTSVTPQTGTTANGSKVVMPTEGRFTSGYGSRWGSFHEGIDIANGIGTPILAVMDGTVINAGPARGFGKWVRVRHDDGSISVYGHIRSYNVSVGERVTAGQQIAEMGNEGHSTGPHLHFEIMPDGQKKVDPVPWFAARGITI comes from the coding sequence ATGAAACGACGCTCACTCGTCGCCGCCGTGGCGCTCACCATTCCCTTGACCGCGGTCCCCGCCCATGCATTCTCCGTCTCCGTGAACGGGCAGGAAGTCGACGGCATCGGCCCCGCACTGCCTTCGATCGGAATGGCACTCGACGATATTTTCTCCAAGGGCGCAACCTTCTCCGCCGCCGGGTACAACATCGTTTATGACCCCCGCGCACTTCCCGAGTACAACGAGGAAGAGGCCACGGTCGGTGTCCCCACCACCTCCGTCACGCCGCAGACCGGCACGACCGCTAACGGCAGCAAGGTAGTCATGCCTACTGAGGGTCGCTTCACATCCGGATATGGCTCCCGCTGGGGCTCCTTCCACGAAGGCATCGATATCGCCAACGGCATCGGTACCCCGATTCTCGCAGTCATGGACGGAACCGTGATCAACGCGGGGCCTGCCCGCGGCTTTGGTAAATGGGTCCGTGTGCGCCACGACGACGGCTCGATCAGCGTGTACGGGCACATCCGCTCCTACAACGTCAGCGTCGGCGAGCGCGTGACCGCTGGGCAGCAGATTGCGGAAATGGGCAACGAGGGCCACTCCACCGGGCCGCACCTCCACTTCGAGATCATGCCTGACGGCCAAAAGAAAGTGGACCCCGTGCCGTGGTTCGCCGCCCGCGGCATCACCATCTAG
- a CDS encoding M23 family metallopeptidase, with the protein MNSSSARRTAGKHRKQSPNKGRVALVAVATGAVASGGISVASAANADHADAAQAALDGATDEITKEAPQILTINEYKPVDNLSEQLGKAVEYAKVRTAADLAARAPLSVKPAEGNFTSGFGPRWGTFHKGIDIANAIGTPIVAVSDGDVIDAGPAGGFGNWVRLRHEDGTITVYGHMETIDVTVGQKVHAGQKIAGMGSRGFSTGSHLHFEVHPAGGDAIDPVPWLSSRGINL; encoded by the coding sequence TTGAACTCTTCGAGCGCACGCCGCACCGCAGGCAAGCACCGCAAGCAGAGCCCGAACAAGGGTCGTGTCGCACTGGTCGCCGTTGCCACCGGCGCAGTTGCATCCGGCGGAATCTCCGTCGCATCCGCAGCCAACGCCGATCACGCAGACGCAGCCCAGGCTGCGCTCGATGGCGCTACCGACGAGATCACCAAGGAAGCACCGCAGATCCTCACGATCAACGAGTACAAGCCGGTGGACAACCTTTCCGAGCAGCTGGGCAAGGCTGTCGAGTACGCCAAGGTGCGCACCGCCGCCGACCTCGCCGCCCGCGCACCGCTGTCAGTGAAGCCGGCAGAAGGCAACTTCACCTCCGGCTTCGGCCCGCGCTGGGGCACCTTCCACAAGGGCATCGACATCGCTAACGCTATCGGCACCCCGATCGTCGCAGTCTCTGACGGCGACGTCATCGATGCCGGCCCGGCAGGCGGCTTCGGCAACTGGGTGCGGCTGCGCCACGAGGACGGCACCATCACCGTCTACGGCCACATGGAGACTATCGACGTCACGGTAGGCCAGAAGGTCCACGCCGGCCAAAAGATCGCAGGAATGGGCTCCCGAGGCTTCTCCACCGGCTCCCACCTTCACTTCGAGGTTCACCCGGCCGGTGGCGACGCTATCGACCCGGTCCCGTGGCTCTCGTCCCGCGGCATCAACCTGTAG